The Polyangium aurulentum genomic interval CCGTGGGGCATCTGCAACATCCTGAAGTGGGAGGCGGAGCGCGTCACCTGATGCGTTCACGCCTCGCAAGCGCTCGCCGGCGGCTCAGCCCCGCCGGCCCGGTGCTCGCGATTGCGGCTTTCCTCGCCCTCATCCCCTATCCAACCTGCATCGTGCGCCTCACCGTGGGGCAGCCCTGCCCCGCGTGCGGCTTGACGCGCGCCGCCCTCTCCCTGCTGCGGCTCGATTTCGCTGCGGCCACGCACTGGCACCCCCTCGCGCTTCCGCTCACGCTCGCGGCGGTCGCCACCGGCGTGGCCGCGCTGGTCCTGAAAGAGCCCGCGTGGAAGTCGTTTGTCAAGTACACGCTCGGCGGGAGCGGTGTTGCGTTGATCCTGGTATGGGTGGCGCGCTTCGCCGGGTTTTTCGGCGGTCCGGTGCCCTGACGTGTCTTTACATCCTCTCCCCGAGGGCTGTAGGCTCCGCGTCACACCTGCAACAGGGACACGGTCGTATGAGTTCTGGCGGTTTTGGAGGTGGCGGGGGATACCCGCCCGGTGGTGGTGGTGGCTATCCCCCTGGCGGCGGGGCACCTCCGCCTGGCGGTGGCGGCGGGTGGGGGCAGCCTCCGGGCGGCGGGGGCGGGGGCGGGGGCTGGGGACAGCCGCCTGGCGGCTACGGCGGCTACGGAGGCCCGATGACGCCCGCCTATCAGGCGCCCGCCCTCGGCGGCCCCCCCATGGAGGAGCGCTCTCCGGTCACGCTGCTCGCCCTCGGCTTCATCACGTGCGGCATTTACTACCTCATCTGGAAATACCAGACGACCGAGGAGCTCCAGCGCGTATCGGGTGATATGACGATCAAGCCAGGGCTCGACCTGCTCTTGACGTTCGTGACCTGCGGGGTGTGGGCCATCTATACCGATTACCGTAACGCCAAGAAGGCTCACGAGCTGTTCCTGTCGTACGGCGTCAATCGCCCCGATCGCTCGATGCTCGTGGTCATCCTCTCGATCTTCGGCCTCGCCCTGATCGGCTCGTTCATCGCGCAGGACGAGTACAACGCGCTGTCACGCCTTCAGCGCGGCATTCGCTGAAGGGCCCGGGGTGAGGGGCCCAGACGGGGGGGCGGTGCCTCGAACGTGCCGCGCTCTTGCGCGGCGCCGGCTCACCTGCATACGCTTGCTGGTATGCGCTACATCTCGCTCATTTCTCTTTTCGTCGGGCTCAACGATCTCCTCGGCAAGCGCGTCGGGGCGCTGAGCAGCTTCGCCGCTGGTGCCGCGAGCATCAAGCTCCTCACGAGCAAGCGCGATGCGCTCGCAAAGCTGCCGGCCGTCACCGAAGGCCGGCCGCTCGTCGGGGAGCTGGACGCGGCGGACACGCGCCATGACGCGCTCGGGTACGCGTTATGGCATTTCCTGGAGTCGTACCTCGTGCACCCTGACACGTCTGTAGAGTTGCGGGAAGGAGCCAGGAAGATCCGCTCGGTGCTCATTCCCACGCTGGGGGATCTCGTCGCGAGCTATCCGGCCGAGGCCAGGGCCGCGATGGAGCGCAAGGCGCAGCTTCCCGCGCTGGAATCGACGCTCGTCATGTTCCCCGTGGCCGGCGGCGGCACGCTGCGTGATTGGGCAGAGAGCTTCCTCGTTGCAGGGGAGAAGATCGATTCGCTCCTGAGCGCGCGCGCCGACCTCGAGTCGCAGAGCCGCAAGGACGCGGCCCGTCTCCGCGGGGAGGTCATCGGCCTGCTCAATCGCATGCGCAAGAACCTCGCGCTCGAGATGAAGGACGATCCCTCCTTGCCGGCGGATCTCGACGCCAAGGTCTTCGGCTATTTCGACCTGCTGGAGAAGACCTCGGCCGAGGCGCAGGCCAAGGGCAAGCCCGTCGAGGAGGTCCCGCCGCCTCCCGCGAACCCGGTCTGACAGCGCGGCCGAGCTTCCCGGACCTGGTCGCGAGCGGTGCGGGCGCGTGCGGCGAGCAGGTCGGACCTGCCCGGAAGGGGCGGTCGGTGGGTGTGCCGAGCAGGGGGGGGCCTGCTCGAAGGGGCGGGCGGTGGGTGTGTCGGGCAGGTCGGAGACGCTCGACGGTCGCGCGGGCGAGGGGGGCGAGGAGGGCGGTGGTGCCGTTCTCCGACGGCGCGTGGATGCAGTGAGTAGGTCGGCGCTGCTCGGCTGAGCGGTGCGCGGGTGGGGCGCGCGGGGTGGACCCTGCGGGGAGGACGCGGCGGGCGCTCCTCCTGGTAGGTCCGAGCTGCCCGAAGGCA includes:
- a CDS encoding DUF4234 domain-containing protein, whose amino-acid sequence is MSSGGFGGGGGYPPGGGGGYPPGGGAPPPGGGGGWGQPPGGGGGGGGWGQPPGGYGGYGGPMTPAYQAPALGGPPMEERSPVTLLALGFITCGIYYLIWKYQTTEELQRVSGDMTIKPGLDLLLTFVTCGVWAIYTDYRNAKKAHELFLSYGVNRPDRSMLVVILSIFGLALIGSFIAQDEYNALSRLQRGIR
- a CDS encoding DUF2752 domain-containing protein, with protein sequence MRSRLASARRRLSPAGPVLAIAAFLALIPYPTCIVRLTVGQPCPACGLTRAALSLLRLDFAAATHWHPLALPLTLAAVATGVAALVLKEPAWKSFVKYTLGGSGVALILVWVARFAGFFGGPVP